Proteins encoded within one genomic window of Rhododendron vialii isolate Sample 1 chromosome 1a, ASM3025357v1:
- the LOC131336374 gene encoding uncharacterized protein LOC131336374, with the protein MRTFSVSRWISSNGCNRRARHAGKKGGGSGKIQLAGHEVISNGPNKTPNSLTSHSLNNRRRERERRAEKSKKKENRRTKKRIEDERSVNKELERCREELEALLLVEERA; encoded by the exons ATGCGGACGTTTTCtgtgagccgttggatctcatccaacggctgtAATAGAAGGGCGAGACACGCGGGTAAAAAAGGGGGTGGGTCGGGTAAAATACAACTCGCGGGTCACGAGGTGATCTCAAACGGGCCAAACAAAACCCCCAATTCCCTCACTTCTCACTCGTTGAACAAtagacgaagagagagagagagaagagcggagaaatcaaagaagaagGAGAATCGACGAACGAAGAAACGAATCGAAGACGAACGATCTGTcaacaag GAGTTAGAGCGGTGTAGAGAGGAGCTTGAAGCTTTGTTATTAGTTGAAGAAAGAGCCTGA